TTTGGGCTGCGGCCGCGGGCAGTACGCCCCGCAGTTGGTCCGGCGCGGCTGGGAGGTCGTCGGAATCGACTGTGCCCCCCGGGCCATCGATGAGGCGCGACGTCAGGGCATCGAAGGCGCAACCTACATGGTCGGCGATGTCAGCGACCTGCCCGTGGACCGGCTCGGCACCTTCGATTTCTTCTTCGACGTCGGCTGCTTCCAGCACTTCGACGCCGGTCAGCGAGTAGGTGCCGGACGCGGCATCACCGCGCTGGCCAACCCGGGGGCCACGCTGCTGATGATGGCCTTCTCGCGGCCCACACCGATCGGGTCCTTCGTCAAGGGTGTCTCCCCCGACGACGTGCAGGCGGCCCTCCCCGGCTGGGACCTGCTCGGTGTCGACGATGCCGACACCGGCGGGATGGACTTCCCGATGCGGCGCATGCAGCCGAAGTGGATGCGGCTGCGCCAAGGGTCCTGAACTACAAGGACCCGGCCGGCCGCGTGATCCATC
This genomic window from Micrococcales bacterium contains:
- a CDS encoding class I SAM-dependent methyltransferase, with protein sequence MYRVGYTPWEHPGEAWMSQLAQRLDTEEAERAKPLGRVLDLGCGRGQYAPQLVRRGWEVVGIDCAPRAIDEARRQGIEGATYMVGDVSDLPVDRLGTFDFFFDVGCFQHFDAGQRVGAGRGITALANPGATLLMMAFSRPTPIGSFVKGVSPDDVQAALPGWDLLGVDDADTGGMDFPMRRMQPKWMRLRQGS